A region of the Rubidibacter lacunae KORDI 51-2 genome:
TCCACTCTCGGCCGAACGCAGACGGGCGAGCGAAAAACGAGAATAAGCAGGTGTTCCCAGGCTGAGTGATTGATACAACTGCTTCAACCACGCTAGCTAGTTGGGAGATTTCCAAGATTTCATGAGAGGTGTCAGTCAGCCAGGGTCCCAGGACAAATGCTGCGAGCGAACAGTCACGCGGGCAAACACGTTTTATAGTCGAACCTCGAACTCAGGGTTTCTTCAGGTTGCAGTCTTAATATCCAAACCGAGGATTGCACGCAAGCAACCGAGTTGAGACAGCTATAGAGCGAAACGAGGCATCTTCATGGTGTTGGCAAGTTTGCGTAAAGTCAGTAATCCGCTCGTCCGCTTAGGGGCCGGATTCGGAACGGGGTTTGCGGCGGCGATGATGCTCGGCGCGATCGGCGTCGGATTCGCCAACCTAGAAGGCGATAAGCCCCACCGCAAGGTCGTGTATGCCGCGATCGCGGCGGGGGTGACCGGTGGGGCGATCGGCGTTGCCGTTGGCAGTGACGGTACTGCCGAAAAAAAAAGAACGTAGGACCTAAAGTTGAATTGGCTCCGGCCGCGGACGGCAGCGACACGTGGTCCGGCTGGCGCGACTTCGTCGTCGCATGCAAAGTTAAGGAAAGCGCAGAAATTACGTCCTTTTACCTCAAGCCCAAGGACGGGGGCAAACTTCCCGATTTCAAGCCCGGGCAGTTTCTAACCGTGAAGCTCTCCATACCCGATCTATCGCGACCGACGATCCGCACTTACTCATTGTCGGATTACGCACCGACTGCCGGTGCGGGCGACGAACGCCATCATCAGTACTACCGCCTGTCGATCAAGCGCGAGGGTCCGCCGAAAGGACAAGACGTCCCGCCCGGGCTGGCCTCTAACTTCATGCACGATCGCGTCGAAGAGGGGACGGTTATCCTGGCGAAGCCGCCGAGCGGTAAGTTCGTTATCGACCCGGAGGCAACGGTGCCGTTGGTGTTACTCAGCAATGGCGTCGGCATCACACCCATGCTGGCCATGGCTAAGGCCGCAACGCGTGCCAATCGCGATCGCCCCGTGTGGTTTTTGCACGGTGCCCGTAACGGCAACTATCACGCCTTCCACGGCGACGCGTTAGCGATCTCCGACGCGCCGAGCTACTGCGTGCGGTATCGCTACAGTCGTCCGCGTCTGGAAGACGAGGGCAAGTACGACAGCGAAGGCTACGTCGATGCCGAGTTCGTTAAGGCAACGGTTGGGACGCAGGATGCGGAGTTCTATATCTGCGGGTCGCCGTCGTTCATGCAATCTCTGCAGGACGGACTGAAAGACTGGGGCGTCCCCGAAAGTCGCGTGTTCTTCGAATCGTTCTCGAAGCCGAAGAAAGTTGCGGCCGACCCCGCTGCAGAAATCGACGGTTTGGCAGCCGAGGTAGTCTTTGCGAAGTCCGGGAAGACAGCCACCTGGACGCCCGCGGGCGGTACGCTGCTGGAGTTTGCTGAAGCCAATGGGGTTGATGCTGCCTCCAGCTGCCGCGGGGGGATCTGCTTGACGTGCATGTGCGCTCTCACATCTGGCGAGGTCGAATACCTCGAACCGCCCACGGGCGAACCGGACGAGGGGGCGGTCTTGGTTTGTATCTCCAAACCCAAAACGGATAAAGTCGTCCTCGACCTCTAGCGTCCTCTCTTCAACACTCCGCTTGCGCGATCGCCAGCTTTACCCCGCGATCGCAACTCGGTTTTGGTACGCATACCTCATTGGCAGACCGTTCGGTAGCGTTCTGGAAGGCGATCGCTTTCGCTGCGCCATAGAATCGAAGCGCAACGCACGAGCGGGTGCTCGGAGAGAGTCTGTCGGAATGTCTGTGGGAATATCAGCCGAGATCGGAACACTGCTGTCAGGCTATCAGCGCTTTGGCGTGCGCCTGGGGTTGGAACGGGTACAACGCTTATTGGCCGATTTGGGCTCGCCGCAGGCGCGAGTGCCGATGATTCACGTAGCAGGCACTAACGGTAAAGGGTCCGTCTGTGCTTATCTGTCCTCTGTGCTGAACGCGGCAGGGTACCGGGTCGGGCGGTACACCTCGCCGCATTTGATCGATTGGACCGAACGCATCTCTCTTAACGAGCGGGCAATCGCCCCCGACTACCTCCTGACCGTCATAAAATCCGTTTGCAAAGCTGCCGGTCGAGCGAGCGCCAGCGACAACGAAACTCCCACGCAGTTTGAAGTATTCACCGCAGCTGCTTGGATGTACTTTGCCGAGCAGTGCGTTGACGTTGCCATCATGGAAGTGGGGCTGGGCGGCCGCCTCGATGCCACCAACGTGAAAGCCGACCCGCTCGTCAGCGCGATCGTTTCGATCGGGCGCGATCACTGGCAGCGGCTCGGCCCTACCCTTGCCGACATTGCCCGCGAAAAAGCCGGGGTACTCAAACCAGGCTGCCCGGCCGCAATCGGTCCGTTGCCGCCTGCTGCCACACCCGCAATTGCCGATCGCATCCGAGAACTCGGCTGCCCGGTCACTTGGGTCGAGCCGGCGGTGCTTGTCTCGGGACCCGACCGCCGCGCGACCTACAACGGCATCGACTATTCGCTCCCGCTGCTCGGGAAGGTGCAACTGACCAATTCTGCCGTCGCGATCGCCACCCTCCAACTCCTGCAAGGTCGGGGTTGGTCTCTCGACTCCGATGCGATCGCACGGGGTCTGGCCGGCGCGCGCTGGCCCGGTCGCATCCAATGGACGGTGTGGCGCGATCGCCCGTTACTGCTCGATGGCGCTCACAACGCCGATGCCGCCCGCGTCCTGCGCGAGTATGTCGATACTCTGCCGCACCCCGTGCAGTGGACGATGGGCATGCTCAACACCAAAGACCACGCCGAGATTTTCGCCCACCTGCTGCGGCCGGGCGATCGCTTGTATCTCGTGCCCGTACCAGAGCATCAAAGTGCCGCGCCCGAGGAACTTGCCGCGATCGCCACGGGTATCTGTCCGCAACTCGCTAGCTGCTCGACTTACGACGACCTCGCACCCGCACTGGACGCCGCCGCACAAGCCGCTGGGGCGATCGGTCCGCGGCATCCGACGGTACTCTGCGGGTCGCTGTACCTGCTCGGGCACTTTTTTGCCCGTAATGCGACCGCTTACGGGCTCGGCCAGCTATCTCTCAACACCCCTCCTTGACGCAGCGTAGTGCAATTTTTAGCAATCGCAAACAAGTGCGAAACCGGTCGATCGTCATGGCGATCGCTGGCAACGGAAAATCGCAGACCCGAAGCGGCAGCACGACCGCAAGCAAAGTGCGCGAGTAGCGATCGCCGCGAGGTTGCCGGCTTGCTCCCGCTTCGAGCATCGGGGACTTTAGCTGAATTTAAGAGCAGCTGCCTCTTAGTCAAGCGGGTGCAGGTTCTAGCCCGGCCATTGCAATAGTTCCGCATGGTTGTTGATACTCTGGCTGCTGCACGGTCAATGTTATTGGCTGTGTTGATATTTGCGGCATCGAGGCGGGGATGCCTCTCGATGTCCCTACACTGACATACAGTGAAATATGGACATATTGTGAACCGAGGTAACGGAACTTTAATCTTAGTTGCAGCGGTTCTATGGGTTGGGATAACCGCGAAATGTAGAGTGCTAGCTTGTAAAACAATCAAAACGCGCGTCGCGATCGCTCGGGTGCAAATCGGCAGCTCCTTGTGTCGCGATCGCCCGTGATTAACAAACTTACAAGACAAACTCCCTCATGCACGACCCTAGCTCAGGACAGAACTTACTCGTTGCCACGGCTAGCGCCACGATCGGTGCTGGAGTCGTCACTTCATTTGCAGTCAGCCAAGGCCAACATCCACTCATGGCTCTGACCGTTGCCAGCATCGCCGTGGCGTTCGCGATCGCATGCAGCCGCGCGGGTATTGCCTAGCACATCGAGATCGGATCGAGCGACTGACGACGAAGCGGACGGGGTGACCCGTCCGCTTCGTGTTTCTAGCTCTGGCTGGCAACGCGACTCGGAGCGCTACATGGTCAGTGATGTTGCGTTGGCTTCGACGAGTTTCGCCAAATCCTGCAAAAAGGCAGCCGCGTGTGCGCCGTAGATGATGCGATGGTCGCAGGTCATGTTGACACTCATCTGGCGGCGGACGCCAAAGGTGCCGTCGTCCGTAGCAACCAGTTGCGGGCGCGATGCACCAACTGCCAAGATGCTACCGGTGCCGGGCGGCAAGATCGCATCGAAGCGATCGACGCCGAAGGTGCCCAAGTTCGAGAGCGAGAACGTTCCGCTGCTGTATTCCTCCGGCTGTAACTGCTTGGAGCGCGCCCGCGCCACGAGATCTTTCCAAGTGCGGGACAGCGTGTAGATATCTAGGCGATCGGCGTTTTGCAGCACGGGTGTAATCAGTCCGCCGCCCGGCATCGCTACTGCGACGGCAATGTTGATGCTACCGCTGTACTGCGTGCCCGTTTCGGTATATGCCGCGTTGACGATCGGGTGCTTTTGCAGCGTTACGGCAACCGCTTTAGCCAGAAGCGCTGTCATCGTCACGCCTTTCGGCTTGATCTGCTTGTAGAGCTTGTCGAGTTCGTCGGTGGTGAAGGTGTATCCGACGTGGAATGTCGGTACCTGCAAGCTGACCATCATGTTTCGTACGACGGCAGATTGCAGCGTGGTGAAGGGTTCGAGTTCGCCTGGAGTTGCCGGTGCTGGAGTCGGTGCGGGTGCAGAAGGCGGAGCAGCAACGGGTCCTGGCGTGGCGATCGCAGGCACCGCCGCCGGCGGTGCGGACTGACCCGCCGCCGCCTCAACATCACCAGCGATAATCCGACCGTGGGGACCGCTCCCCGCGATCGCGGCCAGGTCGACGCCGTATTCTTTGGCAAGCTTGCGCGCGCGCGGCGAGGCGATCGTCCGACCGTTACGCTGACTGGGCGCTGCTGCCGGTGCAGCAGGAGTTGCGACTGCTACGGCCGGAGCCGGCGCGGGCGGCGCGCTCGCGGCAGGTTCGGAAGCCGGGGCGGGCGTTGGCGTCGTCGGCGCCGTAGGAGCACTAGCCGCAGCACCGTTCGCTTGATGCTTGGCAGTCTCGATTTCTGCTTCGGTTTCGGCGATTAAGGCAAGCGCGGCACCGACGGGAGCTTCTTGCCCCGCATCGACCAAAATCGTTGCCAAATAACCTTCGTAGAAAGACTCCACATCCATGTCCGCTTTGTCTGATTCGACCACCAGGACAGTCTCGCCTTTCGCAACCTTGTCGCCGGGAGACTTCGACCAGGAGACAATCTTGCCTTCGGTCATGGTGGAGCTGAGAGCGGGCATGAAAACTTCGTGGATCATGATGCGGTCGTCCTGTCGCAAACAGTCGTAAAGTTGAACGGTACTCGAGTTAGCGGGACGCTCCCAGCGATTGGCAGTCGCATCCGATCGCGATCGCTAGCCGAGTGCGGTCCGTCAAGCCATCGTTCATTCTAGCCCGGCCGGGTCGCGCTCATACCCGTACCGGGAGCAGTTCGGGTTTGCAGTTTGACGCGATCGCGCTGCTCAAGCGTCGCCGCGAATCTCTTCAACAACCCCGTCGCGGATGACGATTTCAACTTGCATTTTGCGGACGAGATTATCGCCGGATTCGATACGAACGAAGCTGTCCATTTGCCCTTGCGCCACCTCTTTCCCGAGTTCGAGCAATTGCACTTGTTGCAGTTGTTGTAGCGCCTGATTCTTGCGTTCGATGGCTTCGCGCTGCTTGCGTTCGACTTGCGATTGTACGCTACGAATCTGCTGCGGGGTTTCGGGATTGGGAGGCGTGGTAGTTTGCTTTTGCAGCTCGGCGATCGCGCGCTGTCCTTGGGTTTCAAGCTGCTGTATTTGCGCTTCAATTTGGTCGATTTGCGCTTGAAGCTGTTGCTGGGCTTCGTCCTTCCAGCGCTGCGTCACGATAACTTTCAACGTTACCGGACGCTTGAGCAACAGGCTTTTCGGTTCGTTCATGGATGAGGCGCTCGACGGCGGCAGCGCACTAACTGGCAAACATCCCGTCAATGATATCGCGATAGCGCTCGTGCACGACCGGGCGCTTGATCTTGAGGGTTTGAGTCATCGTGCCGGATGCGGGCGAGAAAGGCTCCAAGAGCAACCGAAAAACGGTAATGCGATCGTCAATGCGGTAGCCGGGACGGTTTTGCACTTCCCGGTTGAGTTCCTGGCGGAAGAGCTCCTGCACGGGCTGGCTGTCGAGGTCGCCGCGATCACTCGTCTGCCCGGTGCTGACGGCATCGGCAGTTGGGAGCGTGAGGTCCGGCTGTTGGCTTTGTACCCACTGCTGCAACGCCTCGAGGTCGGGCACGATCAAAGCACCCAGCGCGCGTTGGTCTTGTCCGACGAGAACGATCTGATTTACGTACGTACTGCGGACGCAGGCATCTTCAATCGGCTGCGGTTCGATGTTCTCGCCGTTGGTCAAAACGATCGTGTCCTTGGCGCGG
Encoded here:
- a CDS encoding 2Fe-2S iron-sulfur cluster-binding protein; this encodes MAPAADGSDTWSGWRDFVVACKVKESAEITSFYLKPKDGGKLPDFKPGQFLTVKLSIPDLSRPTIRTYSLSDYAPTAGAGDERHHQYYRLSIKREGPPKGQDVPPGLASNFMHDRVEEGTVILAKPPSGKFVIDPEATVPLVLLSNGVGITPMLAMAKAATRANRDRPVWFLHGARNGNYHAFHGDALAISDAPSYCVRYRYSRPRLEDEGKYDSEGYVDAEFVKATVGTQDAEFYICGSPSFMQSLQDGLKDWGVPESRVFFESFSKPKKVAADPAAEIDGLAAEVVFAKSGKTATWTPAGGTLLEFAEANGVDAASSCRGGICLTCMCALTSGEVEYLEPPTGEPDEGAVLVCISKPKTDKVVLDL
- a CDS encoding bifunctional folylpolyglutamate synthase/dihydrofolate synthase, with translation MSVGISAEIGTLLSGYQRFGVRLGLERVQRLLADLGSPQARVPMIHVAGTNGKGSVCAYLSSVLNAAGYRVGRYTSPHLIDWTERISLNERAIAPDYLLTVIKSVCKAAGRASASDNETPTQFEVFTAAAWMYFAEQCVDVAIMEVGLGGRLDATNVKADPLVSAIVSIGRDHWQRLGPTLADIAREKAGVLKPGCPAAIGPLPPAATPAIADRIRELGCPVTWVEPAVLVSGPDRRATYNGIDYSLPLLGKVQLTNSAVAIATLQLLQGRGWSLDSDAIARGLAGARWPGRIQWTVWRDRPLLLDGAHNADAARVLREYVDTLPHPVQWTMGMLNTKDHAEIFAHLLRPGDRLYLVPVPEHQSAAPEELAAIATGICPQLASCSTYDDLAPALDAAAQAAGAIGPRHPTVLCGSLYLLGHFFARNATAYGLGQLSLNTPP
- a CDS encoding dihydrolipoamide acetyltransferase family protein, which translates into the protein MIHEVFMPALSSTMTEGKIVSWSKSPGDKVAKGETVLVVESDKADMDVESFYEGYLATILVDAGQEAPVGAALALIAETEAEIETAKHQANGAAASAPTAPTTPTPAPASEPAASAPPAPAPAVAVATPAAPAAAPSQRNGRTIASPRARKLAKEYGVDLAAIAGSGPHGRIIAGDVEAAAGQSAPPAAVPAIATPGPVAAPPSAPAPTPAPATPGELEPFTTLQSAVVRNMMVSLQVPTFHVGYTFTTDELDKLYKQIKPKGVTMTALLAKAVAVTLQKHPIVNAAYTETGTQYSGSINIAVAVAMPGGGLITPVLQNADRLDIYTLSRTWKDLVARARSKQLQPEEYSSGTFSLSNLGTFGVDRFDAILPPGTGSILAVGASRPQLVATDDGTFGVRRQMSVNMTCDHRIIYGAHAAAFLQDLAKLVEANATSLTM
- a CDS encoding YlqD family protein translates to MNEPKSLLLKRPVTLKVIVTQRWKDEAQQQLQAQIDQIEAQIQQLETQGQRAIAELQKQTTTPPNPETPQQIRSVQSQVERKQREAIERKNQALQQLQQVQLLELGKEVAQGQMDSFVRIESGDNLVRKMQVEIVIRDGVVEEIRGDA